In Musa acuminata AAA Group cultivar baxijiao chromosome BXJ2-8, Cavendish_Baxijiao_AAA, whole genome shotgun sequence, one genomic interval encodes:
- the LOC103995294 gene encoding ATP synthase subunit b', chloroplastic codes for MSSTIMASAPSFTSTSQQFLSRVAPPCPIRLPTVSVIARAAHENGGKPRVPSRLLKRLALSSRPAAIAAAAAMVAASPLPALAEQMEKAALFDFNLTLPAIAIEFLLLMVALDKIYFTPLGKFMDERDAAIRAKLSDVKDTSGEVKELDDQAAAVMKAARAEISAALNQMKKESSAELEQKLAEGRKRVEAELAEALQNLERQKEETIKALDSQIAALSDEIVKKVLPTV; via the coding sequence ATGTCGAGCACCATCATGGCCTCGGCCCCTTCCTTCACCTCCACCTCCCAACAATTCCTCTCTCGAGTCGCCCCCCCGTGCCCTATCCGGCTGCCAACCGTCTCCGTTATCGCCAGAGCCGCTCACGAGAACGGCGGCAAACCGCGCGTTCCGTCCCGCCTCCTTAAACGCCTGGCCCTCTCGTCGCGGCCTGCTGCgatcgccgccgccgctgcgATGGTGGCCGCCTCGCCGCTACCGGCCCTGGCTGAGCAGATGGAGAAGGCGGCGCTCTTCGACTTCAACCTGACTCTGCCCGCGATCGCCATCGAGTTCCTGCTGCTGATGGTGGCGCTGGACAAGATCTACTTCACGCCCCTGGGCAAGTTCATGGACGAGAGGGACGCCGCCATCCGCGCGAAGCTGTCCGACGTGAAGGACACGTCGGGGGAGGTGAAGGAGCTGGATGATCAGGCGGCGGCGGTGATGAAGGCGGCGCGGGCGGAGATCTCGGCGGCGCTGAACCAAATGAAGAAGGAGTCGTCGGCGGAGCTGGAGCAGAAGCTGGCGGAGGGGCGGAAGCGTGTGGAGGCGGAGCTGGCGGAGGCGCTTCAGAACTTGGAGAGGCAGAAGGAGGAGACCATCAAGGCGCTGGACTCCCAGATTGCGGCTCTCAGCGACGAAATCGTCAAGAAGGTCCTGCCCACCgtttaa